From the Pseudanabaena sp. FACHB-2040 genome, one window contains:
- a CDS encoding peptide ligase PGM1-related protein, which produces MIINAPSYPELDQATRFRQLQTQLRQRWLPADDFDDQERQILVVPSLSMDQEELQKIAGVHYYEERLLFSLIRLRNPNTRLVYVTSQPLHPSIVDYYLELLPGIPSSHARNRLELFAAYDASKKPLSQKLLDRPRLLEKIRKTLNPEQAYMVCYNSTELERQLALALDIPLLALDPDLLYWGTKSGSREIFAACGIPHPDGSELVHTQEDLAQAISDVWERQPDLKRMVIKLNQGFSGEGNALLDLRSLTDIAPGAASHRERLSTLRSVLPELRFQCETETWENFYLKVGDLGAIAEAFIEGDEKLSPSAQGRITPFGEVEMLSTHDQILGGPDGQIFLGCSFPADAAYRLEIQEMGRLVGEQLAAKGALERYGVDFIAVKQPPGSPEPWKLYAIEINLRKGGTTHPFMALKLLTEGSYNLADGLFYTRQGQAKYYRASDNLQNESYRGLLPSDLMDIIVAERLHFNSINGTGAAFHLMGCLSEYGKLGITSIGNSPQQAEDIYHQVAAALDKATQS; this is translated from the coding sequence ATGATTATTAACGCACCCTCTTACCCTGAGTTGGATCAGGCCACTCGATTTAGGCAGCTGCAGACTCAGCTGCGGCAGCGCTGGCTGCCTGCGGATGATTTCGATGATCAGGAGCGCCAGATCCTGGTGGTGCCTTCCCTCAGCATGGATCAGGAGGAGCTGCAAAAGATTGCTGGGGTGCACTACTACGAGGAGCGGCTGCTGTTTTCGCTGATCCGGCTGCGCAATCCCAACACGCGGCTGGTGTATGTTACGTCTCAACCGCTGCATCCCAGCATTGTGGACTACTATCTGGAGCTGCTACCGGGCATTCCCAGCTCCCATGCCCGCAACCGGCTCGAGCTTTTTGCCGCCTACGATGCTTCTAAAAAGCCGCTCTCGCAAAAGCTTCTAGATCGGCCTCGGCTACTGGAGAAGATCCGCAAGACTTTAAATCCTGAGCAGGCTTATATGGTCTGCTACAACTCTACTGAGTTAGAGCGCCAGCTGGCCCTAGCACTAGACATTCCCCTGCTGGCCCTGGACCCAGATTTGCTCTACTGGGGCACTAAGAGCGGCAGTCGCGAGATTTTTGCGGCCTGCGGTATTCCTCACCCCGACGGCAGCGAACTGGTGCACACCCAGGAGGATCTAGCCCAGGCGATCTCTGATGTCTGGGAACGTCAGCCTGACCTGAAGCGGATGGTGATCAAGCTCAATCAGGGCTTCTCTGGAGAGGGTAACGCGCTGCTGGACTTGCGATCGCTTACTGACATTGCCCCTGGTGCCGCTAGCCATCGAGAGCGCCTCTCTACTCTACGCTCGGTGCTGCCAGAGCTGCGCTTCCAGTGCGAAACCGAGACGTGGGAAAATTTCTACCTCAAGGTTGGGGATTTAGGTGCGATCGCAGAAGCCTTTATCGAGGGTGACGAAAAGCTCTCCCCCAGTGCTCAGGGGCGTATTACTCCCTTTGGCGAGGTAGAAATGCTCTCTACCCACGACCAAATCCTAGGTGGGCCAGACGGCCAGATTTTTCTGGGCTGCTCCTTCCCGGCCGATGCCGCTTATCGGCTAGAGATTCAGGAGATGGGGCGCTTAGTGGGTGAACAGCTTGCCGCCAAGGGAGCGTTAGAGCGCTACGGAGTAGATTTTATTGCTGTCAAACAGCCCCCCGGCAGTCCTGAGCCCTGGAAGCTCTATGCGATCGAAATTAACCTCCGCAAAGGCGGTACTACCCACCCTTTTATGGCTCTGAAGCTGCTAACTGAAGGCAGCTACAACCTTGCTGATGGCCTGTTTTACACCCGGCAGGGTCAGGCAAAGTACTACCGTGCTTCAGACAACCTGCAAAACGAGTCTTACCGAGGGCTGCTGCCCAGCGACCTGATGGATATCATCGTGGCAGAACGGCTGCACTTCAACTCCATCAACGGCACTGGCGCAGCTTTTCACCTGATGGGCTGCCTGTCGGAGTACGGCAAACTTGGCATTACCAGCATTGGCAACAGCCCTCAGCAAGCCGAAGATATTTACCATCAGGTTGCTGCCGCCTTAGACAAAGCAACTCAATCGTAG
- a CDS encoding helix-turn-helix transcriptional regulator: protein MGKSERPTLADLRKEASLTQRQVADLLNVTVTTVGAWERGAQVPRLTFAHIQKLLEAFDCAIQDLVEATNQREGS from the coding sequence ATGGGCAAATCTGAACGGCCAACGCTAGCGGATTTAAGAAAAGAGGCCAGCCTGACTCAGCGCCAGGTTGCTGATTTGCTCAACGTCACTGTCACCACCGTCGGCGCTTGGGAGCGGGGAGCCCAGGTGCCTCGATTGACATTTGCTCACATACAGAAATTGCTTGAGGCGTTTGACTGTGCGATTCAGGATTTGGTTGAGGCGACCAACCAGCGGGAAGGTTCTTAG
- the smpB gene encoding SsrA-binding protein SmpB: protein MPAESGDGYKVISDNRQARYEYEILETFETGLELLGSEVKSIRQGKVNLRDGFALIRDGEVWLHNVHISPHETTNKAYNHEAKRTRKLLMRRDEIRKLIGKVEQQGLTLVPLKMYLKRGWIKLNLALVKGKKLHDKRESVKQKEAKREIDRAMKQY from the coding sequence ATGCCAGCCGAATCCGGCGATGGCTATAAGGTAATCAGCGATAACCGACAGGCCCGCTATGAGTACGAAATTCTAGAGACGTTTGAAACAGGTTTGGAGCTGCTAGGCTCTGAGGTCAAGTCTATCCGGCAGGGCAAGGTTAATCTGCGGGACGGGTTTGCCCTGATTCGCGATGGTGAAGTTTGGCTCCACAACGTTCACATCTCCCCCCACGAAACTACAAACAAAGCCTACAACCACGAGGCCAAGCGCACTCGCAAGCTGCTGATGCGCCGGGATGAGATTCGCAAGCTGATTGGCAAGGTAGAGCAGCAAGGCCTGACTCTCGTGCCCCTGAAGATGTACCTCAAGCGCGGCTGGATCAAGCTCAACTTGGCCCTGGTTAAGGGCAAGAAACTCCACGACAAGCGGGAAAGTGTCAAACAGAAGGAAGCCAAACGAGAAATCGACCGGGCAATGAAACAGTACTAA
- a CDS encoding isopenicillin N synthase family oxygenase — translation MEIPVIDFRCFRVPATFPRRAGQPTQSDKFDEFACQTIANQVAQACQSMGFFYLIGHDISSEQRAAAFKESARFFQLPPEEKSALSWSSTESNLGYVGVGRESLNPGQTIDLKEAFNIGSDNNPGNPNRWPPALPSFRETLQAFYQSANNLAWQVLQALALALQLPKDFFVKHHQQPAHTLRLLHYPPYDSLAAQTLEGEHIRAGEHSDYGSITLLFQDAQSGLQVKTPAGEWIAATPKGDAVLVNLGDLMQRWSNDRFRSTPHRVVLPTGAAVSQSRYSMALFCDPDPQTLVTAVADLNGSQSNFLDKPQYEPITAGDYLKSRLQATY, via the coding sequence ATGGAAATTCCCGTTATCGACTTCAGATGCTTCAGGGTGCCGGCAACTTTCCCGCGCAGGGCAGGCCAGCCGACTCAGAGCGATAAATTCGATGAATTCGCTTGCCAAACCATCGCTAATCAAGTCGCTCAAGCCTGCCAGTCAATGGGTTTCTTTTACCTGATTGGGCACGATATCTCCTCTGAGCAAAGAGCAGCGGCCTTTAAAGAATCGGCTCGGTTCTTTCAGCTTCCGCCTGAGGAAAAAAGCGCGCTCAGCTGGTCTTCCACAGAAAGCAACTTGGGATATGTAGGGGTAGGGAGAGAGAGCCTGAACCCTGGCCAGACTATAGATCTCAAAGAAGCGTTTAATATCGGTTCTGACAATAATCCGGGCAACCCCAATCGCTGGCCGCCGGCGTTGCCCTCTTTTCGAGAAACTCTGCAAGCCTTCTATCAAAGCGCGAATAATTTGGCCTGGCAGGTTTTACAGGCCCTGGCTCTAGCCTTACAGCTACCGAAAGATTTCTTTGTCAAACACCATCAGCAACCTGCCCATACCCTGCGTCTGCTGCACTATCCACCCTACGATTCGCTTGCGGCTCAAACGCTTGAGGGTGAACATATTCGAGCCGGGGAGCACAGCGACTATGGCAGCATTACCCTGCTTTTTCAAGATGCCCAGAGCGGCCTACAGGTAAAGACCCCAGCTGGAGAGTGGATCGCAGCCACGCCCAAGGGCGACGCGGTATTGGTAAACCTAGGAGATCTGATGCAGCGCTGGAGCAATGATCGCTTTCGCTCAACGCCACATCGGGTTGTGCTGCCGACGGGTGCGGCTGTAAGCCAATCCCGCTATTCTATGGCGCTGTTTTGCGATCCTGATCCGCAAACGCTGGTGACGGCTGTGGCCGACTTAAATGGCTCCCAGAGCAACTTTCTAGACAAGCCTCAGTATGAGCCAATCACAGCCGGGGATTACCTGAAGAGCCGCCTGCAGGCAACTTACTGA
- a CDS encoding RNA polymerase sigma factor SigF: MATETSALRSHGMELLMEYKQAPSVPLRNKLVRLNAGLVRKIAHRVSHQCSEPYEDLEQIGFIGLIRAIERFNPGQGCAFSSFAVPYIRGEMLHYLRDRGTTVKIPRRWQDLQKEAQKVQSELTRELGRTPNDFEVAQAMGVAVEEWREVKMAHRNRLPLSLDATVSQQVDSSITLGDTLPDTHYQLLQLLEEDRQQLQRALNQLEDKTRSAIEFVFFNGLSRKEVAEKIGVSPMTVTRRIQRGIDQMVAYLQPQAAQSDS; this comes from the coding sequence ATGGCTACTGAAACTTCTGCCCTCCGCTCCCATGGTATGGAACTACTCATGGAGTACAAGCAGGCTCCCTCTGTACCCCTGCGTAACAAGCTGGTGCGGTTGAATGCCGGTCTAGTCCGTAAGATTGCTCACCGAGTCAGCCATCAGTGTTCTGAACCCTACGAGGACCTAGAGCAAATTGGCTTTATCGGCCTGATTCGTGCCATTGAGCGGTTCAATCCCGGGCAGGGGTGTGCCTTTAGCTCCTTCGCGGTTCCCTATATCCGGGGTGAAATGCTCCACTACCTGAGAGACCGGGGCACCACTGTTAAGATTCCCCGCCGCTGGCAAGATCTACAAAAAGAGGCCCAAAAAGTTCAGAGCGAGCTTACCCGAGAGCTAGGCCGCACCCCCAATGATTTTGAAGTGGCCCAGGCCATGGGGGTTGCCGTCGAAGAGTGGCGCGAAGTCAAAATGGCTCATAGAAACCGTCTGCCCCTCAGCCTCGATGCAACCGTGAGCCAGCAGGTAGATTCCTCTATCACGTTGGGCGATACGCTGCCCGATACCCACTATCAGCTCTTACAGCTGCTTGAAGAAGACCGCCAGCAGCTTCAGCGGGCTCTCAATCAGCTAGAAGACAAAACCCGCTCTGCCATTGAATTTGTCTTCTTCAACGGCCTATCTCGCAAGGAAGTCGCTGAAAAAATTGGGGTTAGCCCAATGACGGTCACTCGTAGAATTCAACGCGGCATTGACCAGATGGTGGCTTATCTACAGCCCCAAGCCGCACAGTCTGACTCCTAA
- the abc-f gene encoding ribosomal protection-like ABC-F family protein: protein MPRQPYILADGLAYELPPDRTLFKHVQVSLSASDRIALVGANGVGKSTLLQILAGQVAPTTGSVQRHGLVYYLPQISTIRQHIKEDTVLNFLTSCSEEWWTIANLLETQFNMSLDLSLPLSKLSGGELTKLFLSVGLARQPNVLLLDEPTNHLDYAALEELRQFLTQFKDAFLIVSHKPFFLDQVVDTVWELGPEGITIYGGNFSAYRQQRQAALEAQVRSHEVAQKTLKRAKTSALQEQQRAAQSRRSGQLKAGSMPKVVAGALQRKAEVTAGALKQKHEAAIAAATQKVAETKVRTHRTSSIQLEESSLKHRHLLEIQGADLNVGDRVLLRQIQLHLAAGDRVAIAGANGCGKSSLAKAILNCYQPSSEASLIVGEILLAPQIKSVYLDQAYDLVNHDLTLLENMQSVNPDLDYQLIRQQLGHFLFFNQEVYKSASVLSGGELARLALAMISISAIDLLILDEPTNNLDIGTVDQMVDALNDYQGALLVISHDLDFLSRINIGSAFQVKGQTLQRMTYLPNEPDLYHHELAP, encoded by the coding sequence ATGCCCCGGCAGCCCTACATATTGGCTGACGGCTTGGCCTACGAATTGCCGCCCGACCGCACCCTTTTTAAGCATGTGCAGGTCAGCCTTTCGGCGAGCGATCGCATTGCCTTAGTCGGCGCAAATGGCGTCGGTAAATCAACGCTGCTGCAGATTTTGGCAGGGCAGGTTGCGCCTACTACTGGTTCAGTGCAGCGCCACGGCCTAGTATATTACCTGCCCCAAATCAGCACGATCCGGCAGCACATTAAAGAAGACACAGTTCTGAACTTTCTAACGAGTTGTTCTGAGGAATGGTGGACTATTGCCAATCTGCTAGAAACCCAGTTCAACATGTCCCTAGATTTATCTCTGCCCCTTTCTAAACTCAGTGGTGGCGAGCTGACTAAGCTCTTCCTATCCGTCGGCCTGGCCCGTCAGCCCAATGTGCTGCTGCTAGATGAGCCGACAAACCATCTAGACTATGCTGCGCTGGAGGAACTTCGGCAATTTTTGACGCAATTTAAGGATGCGTTTTTGATTGTTTCGCACAAGCCGTTTTTTCTAGATCAGGTGGTTGATACTGTTTGGGAGTTGGGCCCTGAAGGGATCACGATCTACGGCGGCAATTTCTCTGCCTACCGGCAGCAGCGGCAGGCGGCGCTAGAGGCGCAGGTGCGATCGCACGAGGTTGCTCAGAAGACTCTAAAACGGGCTAAGACCAGCGCCCTGCAGGAGCAGCAGCGAGCGGCCCAGTCTCGCCGCAGCGGGCAACTCAAGGCAGGCAGTATGCCCAAAGTTGTAGCTGGAGCCCTGCAGCGAAAAGCCGAAGTCACTGCCGGAGCGCTCAAGCAAAAGCACGAAGCAGCTATTGCAGCAGCTACCCAAAAAGTGGCTGAAACTAAAGTCAGAACCCACCGGACATCGAGCATCCAGCTAGAGGAAAGCAGTCTCAAGCACAGACATTTGCTTGAGATTCAGGGAGCCGACCTGAACGTAGGCGATAGAGTGCTGTTGCGACAGATTCAACTGCACCTAGCAGCGGGGGATCGAGTTGCGATCGCAGGCGCGAACGGCTGCGGCAAATCGAGTTTGGCTAAGGCTATCTTGAACTGCTACCAGCCAAGCAGCGAAGCTTCTTTGATAGTGGGCGAGATCTTGCTAGCGCCTCAGATCAAGAGCGTGTACCTCGATCAAGCCTACGACTTGGTCAACCACGACCTTACGCTATTAGAGAATATGCAGTCAGTTAACCCCGATCTCGACTATCAACTCATTCGCCAGCAGCTAGGGCATTTTCTTTTCTTTAATCAGGAGGTCTACAAATCAGCTTCAGTTTTGAGTGGCGGTGAGTTGGCTAGATTGGCTCTAGCCATGATCAGCATTTCTGCTATTGATTTGCTGATTTTAGATGAGCCGACCAATAACCTAGACATCGGCACAGTCGATCAGATGGTAGATGCTCTTAATGATTATCAGGGAGCTCTCCTAGTCATCTCCCACGACCTGGATTTTCTCAGCCGGATCAACATTGGCAGCGCCTTTCAGGTGAAGGGGCAGACCCTGCAAAGGATGACGTATTTACCCAATGAGCCAGACCTCTACCACCATGAGTTGGCTCCCTGA
- a CDS encoding 2'-5' RNA ligase family protein, which translates to MAHTPGMAGPSNRSESKKAEKHRFFVALLPPTEVQAEATAIKTYFQEHYQSQAALRSPPHITLQPPFEWAKDDLDQLFQALAAFALNQPPVPMGLSGFSAFPPRVIFINVVKTAELMALQPTLMDWLEVRLGIANARSKNRPFSPHLTVAFRDLKPGAFRHAWPEFEHRPFRADFTVPELTLLIHDGYRWQIAQNFPFRQESN; encoded by the coding sequence ATGGCTCATACACCTGGCATGGCAGGCCCCTCTAACAGATCGGAATCGAAAAAAGCCGAAAAACACCGCTTCTTCGTGGCCCTGCTGCCCCCCACCGAAGTGCAGGCAGAGGCGACCGCTATCAAGACCTATTTTCAGGAGCACTACCAGAGTCAGGCGGCCCTGCGCTCTCCTCCTCACATCACTCTGCAGCCGCCTTTTGAGTGGGCCAAGGATGATCTCGATCAGCTTTTTCAAGCTCTGGCAGCCTTTGCCCTGAACCAACCCCCCGTGCCGATGGGGCTCTCTGGGTTTAGTGCCTTCCCGCCTAGGGTGATCTTCATTAATGTGGTCAAAACTGCGGAACTCATGGCCCTTCAACCTACTTTGATGGATTGGCTGGAAGTTAGGTTGGGAATCGCTAATGCTCGCTCTAAAAATCGCCCTTTCTCTCCCCATTTAACGGTTGCGTTTCGAGATCTCAAGCCTGGGGCGTTCCGTCATGCCTGGCCGGAGTTCGAGCATCGGCCCTTTCGGGCAGACTTTACTGTGCCGGAATTGACTTTGCTCATCCACGATGGGTACCGCTGGCAGATTGCCCAAAATTTTCCCTTCCGGCAGGAATCTAACTAA
- a CDS encoding YciI family protein — MPWFVKIERGIVNKPIFDQHVSAHKNYVRQLIDQGYQARTGYWAEFGGGMLLFQASSLEEAKAIVEADPLIQNQCVEYELHEWRVVVE; from the coding sequence ATGCCCTGGTTTGTCAAGATCGAGAGAGGCATCGTCAACAAGCCAATTTTCGACCAGCATGTTTCTGCGCACAAAAACTATGTTCGGCAGCTAATCGATCAAGGCTATCAGGCCCGTACAGGCTACTGGGCTGAATTTGGCGGTGGTATGCTGTTATTCCAAGCATCCTCTTTAGAAGAGGCTAAAGCTATCGTAGAGGCAGATCCTCTAATTCAAAATCAATGCGTAGAATATGAACTCCACGAGTGGCGAGTTGTTGTTGAGTAA
- the acsF gene encoding magnesium-protoporphyrin IX monomethyl ester (oxidative) cyclase: MVDSLKKPDLQEIRPGVKAPAKDTILTPRFYTTDFDEMAQMDLSLNEEELLAILEELRTDYNRHHFVRSDVFDKSWDCISGETRQVFVEFLERSCTSEFSGFLLYKELSRRLKGKNPMLAECFDLISRDEARHAGFLNKAMSDFNMQLDLGFLTKSKKYTFFKPKFILYATYLSEKIGYWRYITIFRHLESHPENEIYPIFRFFENWCQDENRHGDFFSALMKSQPQILNDWKARLWCRFFLLSVFATMYLNDLRASGFYAALGLNAREYDIEVIEKTNKTAGRVFPVILNVDHPDFFKRLDVAATANAKLTAVAESNQPAPLKALRKLPHIVNIGWQIASLYFMKPIDMVTKRGEVY; encoded by the coding sequence ATGGTAGATTCCCTAAAAAAGCCTGATCTTCAAGAAATTCGGCCCGGTGTCAAGGCTCCGGCCAAAGATACCATCCTGACACCGAGGTTTTATACCACCGACTTTGATGAGATGGCCCAGATGGACCTCTCCCTCAACGAAGAGGAACTACTCGCCATTCTCGAGGAGTTGCGGACTGACTATAACCGCCACCACTTCGTGCGCAGTGATGTCTTTGACAAATCCTGGGATTGCATTAGCGGCGAAACCCGGCAGGTATTTGTGGAATTTCTGGAGCGCTCCTGCACCTCCGAGTTCTCCGGCTTCTTGCTCTACAAAGAACTGAGCCGTCGCCTCAAGGGCAAAAACCCCATGCTGGCCGAGTGCTTTGACCTGATCTCGCGTGATGAGGCGCGTCATGCGGGCTTTCTCAACAAGGCCATGTCTGACTTCAACATGCAGCTAGACCTGGGCTTTTTGACCAAGAGCAAGAAATACACCTTCTTTAAGCCCAAATTCATCCTCTACGCCACCTACCTATCGGAGAAGATTGGCTACTGGCGCTATATCACTATTTTCCGCCACCTTGAGTCTCACCCCGAGAACGAGATCTACCCCATCTTCCGCTTCTTTGAGAACTGGTGCCAGGACGAAAACCGCCACGGCGACTTCTTCTCGGCCCTGATGAAGTCCCAGCCCCAAATTCTCAACGACTGGAAGGCTAGGCTGTGGTGCCGCTTCTTTTTGCTGTCGGTGTTTGCCACCATGTACCTCAACGACCTCCGAGCCAGCGGCTTCTACGCCGCCCTAGGTTTGAATGCCCGTGAGTACGACATTGAAGTCATCGAGAAAACCAACAAAACCGCTGGCCGCGTGTTCCCGGTTATTCTCAATGTGGATCATCCCGACTTCTTTAAGCGGCTAGATGTGGCAGCAACGGCAAATGCCAAGCTCACTGCAGTGGCTGAGTCAAACCAGCCCGCCCCTCTGAAAGCGCTTCGCAAGCTGCCCCACATCGTCAACATTGGCTGGCAGATCGCATCTCTCTACTTCATGAAGCCCATTGATATGGTCACCAAGCGCGGTGAAGTTTACTAA
- a CDS encoding helix-turn-helix transcriptional regulator gives MSAGDNQLTLKQLRERAGLTQRQLADVLGVTVTTISSWERGVKKPSLSFAQVQKIIETLGCTLAELVEATQPGDNEVES, from the coding sequence ATGAGCGCTGGAGATAATCAACTAACTCTCAAACAATTAAGAGAACGGGCTGGATTAACCCAGCGTCAGTTAGCCGATGTTCTAGGAGTAACTGTTACAACGATCAGTAGCTGGGAGCGCGGTGTTAAAAAGCCGAGCCTTAGCTTTGCTCAGGTTCAGAAAATTATAGAAACACTTGGCTGTACCCTTGCAGAGCTTGTAGAGGCCACTCAGCCTGGTGACAACGAGGTTGAGTCATAG
- a CDS encoding HAD family phosphatase encodes MPLKAVLLDFNGIVINDEGLHKYLIEQLLLEENLRPDSAEYNLVCLGRSDRACVADILSRRGRLVTDAYLDQLLEKKSANYRIEMATLDQLPLYPGLDDLIFRIRAAQLKLAVVSGARRSEIEWVLEKIGLRQTVSVIVSCDDISVKASKPAPDGYLMAIEQLNQHFSELALKPADCLAIEDSFAGIEAAKQAGVPVMGVAHTYPYQMIHRRATWVVDYLSEIDLDWLRRWYEPTLNPIGSQG; translated from the coding sequence ATGCCTCTCAAAGCGGTTCTGCTTGACTTCAATGGCATTGTCATTAACGACGAGGGCCTACATAAGTACCTGATTGAGCAGCTGCTTTTGGAAGAAAATTTGCGGCCTGACTCAGCAGAGTACAACTTGGTGTGCCTAGGCCGGAGCGATCGCGCCTGTGTTGCAGACATCCTAAGCCGCCGAGGTCGCCTGGTTACCGATGCTTACCTCGATCAGCTGCTAGAGAAAAAATCAGCCAACTACCGCATTGAGATGGCAACCCTAGACCAGCTGCCCCTGTATCCTGGCCTGGATGATTTGATTTTCCGGATCCGAGCAGCCCAGCTCAAGCTGGCGGTTGTATCAGGAGCCCGCCGATCTGAGATTGAGTGGGTGCTTGAGAAAATCGGTCTGAGGCAGACTGTCTCCGTGATTGTCTCCTGTGATGATATTTCTGTAAAAGCCAGCAAGCCAGCCCCAGACGGGTATTTAATGGCAATCGAGCAGCTAAATCAGCACTTTTCTGAATTGGCTTTAAAACCCGCTGACTGTCTCGCCATTGAAGACTCCTTTGCCGGAATTGAGGCTGCTAAGCAGGCGGGGGTGCCAGTGATGGGCGTAGCTCACACCTACCCATACCAGATGATTCATCGGCGGGCGACTTGGGTCGTAGATTATCTCAGTGAAATTGACCTGGACTGGCTGCGGCGCTGGTATGAGCCCACCCTGAACCCTATCGGCAGTCAAGGTTAA
- a CDS encoding trypsin-like peptidase domain-containing protein, translating into MVLSLQQLAHEGTMQDSALGNLVEENRDRGLLDAYSSAVTGAVAQIGPAVVNIEVQRLQPGSRNRQSRLVSGSGSGVIFTPDGYILTNSHVVQDAAQIEVTLADGRRCQAQLIGLDPDTDLAIIRIHADKLAVARLGDSGTLQPGQVAIAIGNPYGFQYTVTAGIISALGRSFRASTGRLIDNIIQTDAALNPGNSGGPLVSSQGEVVGINTAVIPTAQGICFAIPINTAKWVASALLREGRVRRSYLGISAHTVPLPRRLQLAHSLTVESGILILSVAKEGPAEQAGLQERDLLVGFDEVPLGSIDDLHRVLTEDQVGVRSQLTLLRRGEKLHLEIVPAEVNPEA; encoded by the coding sequence ATGGTTTTATCGCTGCAACAACTTGCCCATGAAGGGACAATGCAGGATTCAGCCCTAGGGAATCTGGTTGAGGAGAATCGGGATCGGGGGTTGCTTGATGCCTACTCTAGTGCAGTGACTGGGGCTGTAGCTCAGATAGGCCCGGCGGTTGTCAATATTGAAGTACAGCGGCTGCAGCCAGGCAGCAGAAATCGACAGTCCCGTTTGGTGTCTGGCAGTGGTTCTGGCGTAATTTTTACACCGGATGGCTATATTTTGACTAATAGCCATGTCGTTCAAGATGCAGCTCAGATTGAGGTAACGCTGGCAGATGGGCGGCGCTGTCAGGCTCAGCTAATCGGGTTGGATCCTGATACTGACCTAGCCATAATTCGCATTCACGCAGATAAGCTAGCGGTAGCTCGGCTGGGGGATTCTGGGACGCTGCAGCCGGGGCAGGTTGCGATCGCAATCGGCAACCCCTACGGTTTTCAGTACACGGTTACAGCAGGCATCATTAGCGCTTTGGGCCGCTCGTTTCGAGCCAGCACCGGGCGGCTGATCGACAATATCATTCAGACCGATGCCGCGCTCAACCCCGGCAACTCAGGCGGGCCCCTAGTCTCCTCTCAGGGAGAAGTGGTGGGTATCAATACGGCGGTTATTCCCACGGCCCAAGGTATCTGCTTTGCCATTCCTATCAATACGGCTAAGTGGGTCGCCAGTGCCCTACTGCGGGAGGGACGAGTGCGCCGCAGCTACCTAGGCATTTCGGCCCACACCGTACCCTTGCCTCGGCGGCTACAGCTAGCCCACAGCCTAACGGTTGAGTCGGGCATCCTGATTCTCTCGGTGGCTAAGGAGGGTCCTGCTGAACAAGCAGGGCTGCAGGAGCGGGATCTGCTGGTCGGGTTTGACGAGGTGCCCCTGGGCAGCATCGATGACCTACATCGGGTTTTGACTGAGGATCAGGTGGGGGTGCGATCGCAACTGACCCTGCTGCGTCGGGGTGAAAAGCTACACCTAGAGATCGTGCCTGCCGAGGTCAATCCCGAGGCTTAG
- a CDS encoding orange carotenoid protein N-terminal domain-containing protein produces MAYTNAVNNTDNALENFRQLGTDEQLAWLWFVYEQMGDAVTPAAPGAASPEIAGGLFEQVKEQSHEQQLDTMRAIANRDANNQICREYGSLSANTKLAFWFFLSCGMDEGTIIPMPDDYKMSDEGQNLLSALESMELEQQIRVLRDAVAGMGAEPAAGAAI; encoded by the coding sequence ATGGCTTATACCAACGCAGTTAATAACACCGATAACGCCCTTGAAAATTTTCGGCAGTTGGGCACTGATGAACAGCTTGCCTGGCTATGGTTTGTTTATGAGCAAATGGGCGATGCGGTTACGCCAGCTGCTCCCGGTGCGGCGTCTCCTGAGATTGCAGGGGGTCTGTTTGAGCAAGTGAAGGAGCAGTCTCACGAGCAGCAGCTCGATACGATGCGTGCGATCGCAAACCGCGATGCCAACAACCAGATCTGTCGTGAGTATGGATCTCTCAGTGCCAACACCAAACTAGCTTTCTGGTTCTTCCTGTCCTGCGGGATGGATGAAGGCACCATCATCCCTATGCCCGATGACTATAAGATGTCTGACGAAGGTCAGAACTTGCTGTCAGCCCTAGAGTCAATGGAGCTGGAGCAGCAAATCCGCGTACTGCGCGATGCAGTCGCTGGGATGGGGGCTGAGCCTGCTGCCGGAGCAGCAATTTAA